In Lycium barbarum isolate Lr01 chromosome 9, ASM1917538v2, whole genome shotgun sequence, the DNA window ACTCTAtcgttaattttattttttatcacaataactttatgactttattaacaaatacacttgtttttgtaggttgtcgagatCGCAAGCGAATTAAATCAGGGTTACATGTCGAAAATTGAAGACGTCATTAATTTGACCTGTCACGATCTCATCAACATCATTAGCCAAACGGCTACgctatcactttactccatactttatcaattaatttatcattcactttacctactttaacgactttaccctaaactttacgggaatcatcatcaagtccccgaagacaaccggagacatcatttggctatacagcctcatctgcataagccaaacgactacactcttactttactccctactttatcattcactttaacgactttaccttgaattttatagacatcatttatcatcaagtccctgaaaacaaccggagacattatttggctatacagcctcatctgcataagccaaacggctgcaCGAtcactttactctctactttatcaattactttaCCATTCACATTGCCTACTTTACCTTAAGTTTTACAGACATCATTTATTAttgagtcccggaagacagccggagacctcTTTTACCATTAAAGTcttcgaagacaaccggagagatTATTAAGTCTTTTGCATAAATATCACTCATCAtccaagtccctgaagacaaccagataCAATATTAAGCCACGCGGCTTCATCCTCATTCTCACACtcataattattatcatttttacacTCTTTATGAATTTTACACTTTTAACTTTACCCCAGACTTTACTAATGATTTTAGCATGAATCTCAGGTAATTTTTGCTTGAGACATTACAACACATCGTTTGCTGAGGAAACCACGTCAATATTTTAGAGACATTATTTCGACTTGTCACAACTTCATTTATATTATACTTTTATAATTTACCTTATGTACTTCATTTACTAATTATTTACTTTAAGTTTTGATGGGAAATACAATCTACAAGAAACGcagcacaacgtggaactttatcttatgcaGTGAACTATGGCAActatgctgaagaggaatatcaaacttaCAAGCAAAGGTCActgatctactctcgaactcaactctGCCTGtgtccacaaacatgtgatatGTTGGTTATCCAAATTCTCTTTTCACAtccaccgctaaaactctactcaatcaactcttTCAAAATCTTGTATCCCTTTCTatatcccagtgtctccataactcaacactggggcaattTTTGAGAATctacatcgtgtctagtagagtcctacttataggtgtgttgcgcgccacatttataattaggaggctataagcatatgttccattctcgaACATTCTTGTCACCTATCTACAACCCCCGCAAAGttataaatccataaataacACTCTCCCAACGTAAATTTCGAACTACAGTTGGCTTGATTCCCAAatccagggatatgtaggctactcgaAATTCGAGGCTCgaccatattcctataattatcttgAGACACCTCTAGGCAGTTTAAAGAAAACTCTTATTTTTCATAATCCttatagagtcagaactacaaacggcctgaattctcatggggcctgagatatgtaggaagcccagaaatcGGGGTTCAGCCATACTTTTGAAATTTTGCGTAAAAGAAGGCTGTAATTTCTTTTATTCGGTGAAAACTAGGTTTGTCAAATTCGCAGCTCGAGGATGGCCTTGCCTTCCTCGAACTCCGAAGGggcagctgttgacacccaattttcacctcataaaccgcgtattttaatttttaattttttcgcgtccaagacggagtaaggatgcccttaaaaattaaaaaattaaaaatcatgagaaaattgcaaaaattgacgtttaattattatttttcataaaaattaacaattacaagaaattacgagttatttacttttacaaacgtgatttgaaaagaagatacgtATCCCGCCCCGTCTAACTcggaaaaattattaattaaaaatgacgtatgaattacggctcattttgaccgcatttttttttcatatttttaaatattgctcggaagtatatcaatattggactcgttttgaagctcgtattttaaaatgaCGTGTTATAATtccgtcaaaatattattttacgagagacaaattcttgataattctatCTACCCCACTTACTATTTCATCCATCCCATATTTATTTCTCCCCTCATTTTTCTTGACTTAGGCCCCACATGTTTCCCTTTTTCTTGACTTTCTTCCCTTATTTTTTTTTACCCGTCcaactctctctctcttttcaaactacttccttttatttttttcaactctctctcttctttttaaacTCACTTTTTTTTCTTGTTAATTCTCTCTCCTAATTTTCAACTCTTCTTTCCTATTTAATCTAACCTTACATCAAACACCAAACTTTTTGTCTGATCAAAAGCAGTCGTACAACCCATTTCTTTTTCCTATTGTACACGAGATTCCAAACCCTCTTTCTCAGCCTTTTACGGAAGTTGTCTTTCCATTTTGGTGTAAATATTTTGAATCCTCCCTCTTTCCTATTTAATTCTCTCACCCCTCAGTCAAAACATCAAAAAAGTCCTGCCTCTTCACGTGAAGAGTACTATTCTTTCAGAAAACTTTTGACTTGAGAGAATACGTTGTCTCTTTCTTAGCCTCTCTCCATTTTTCTCCACACGCGTCATCACCTCCATCTGCTATGGCAGAGCTTTATCCCTTCAACTTTGGCTAATTGTTCCTCAATTCAAATGGCTCTTTTGACCGTTTGAATTTTGAATTCCCTCTTGGAACGCCCTAGTTTGCATCTATAAATACCCAGTTATTGCAGTCATTGAGGGGTTTTTTTTTTAGCGGGTGTACATCCTCTTTTTGGAGAAGCTTGAACTGTGGAAAACTCTCTCATTTTTAAGCTATTTTTTTTACTGTTTTCCAAAGAAAACTTTAACATTTTGTTATCTCTCAATCTCTATCCATTTCTATTTTGTCAAAAGAGAATAGATCTGAGACCTCAAAGCTCTAGTTCACTGTACCCACAAGAGGTTAGATCTAGACCTTACTCAATTTACTTTCAGTTATTTGTAtgttttatgtgtaaaaaataataACCATGTCTTACTTTTGCTTCAAGCAGACTAAATCTGTTAGTAGGAACAATATTAAGTATTAGTATGTAAGAAATCATCTGGCTATTATTCGTGCAAATAGAGATTATGTTTAGGAATAATGATCCTTTAAAAATATTCATAAGCACTGCTCATGTTCTGCTTGCTTTATGTGATTTCAGGATTTTGTTCCCATAATTAGGTATCATGATTTAATCCTCGGAATATGCATAATTTGTTTTCTTCGACagttgattatgtaaaatatgttGATAACGTAGAAACCattcattattttattttatttttattttttttactctgAAAACTTAAGTAGTGTTTAGTTAAAAAACTGAACTTGAGTATCATGCTATGAACTGAATAGTTATTGTTACTTAGAAACATGTCTATGCTTTAATTCAGCTAAATATTTAATCATGTATTTCTTTGCTTTTCTAAATAGTATCCTTTCTAATTCCATTTTTTCGTTACCTCTTCGTTGCATGTACACGGGTGGAGTACCTCGAGTTTCGATATGAGACTCGACATCCTTGGAGTCTGCTGCTTATTCTCGTTACAACCTTTTTACTGTTCCGCGCAAGATCTCTTTATTTTTTCTTGCACCGTATAAATAGTGGAAGAAATAGCAGAGTCTTCATTTTTGACTGTCGGGTGAAGCTTTAGCTATTTTCATTAATATTTAACCACtgtttatcctttttttttttgctttatgaGTTTTATACCGCTTTGAGTTTTATCTCACTTAGGACAAAACAATAGCTTATATCAATGTCCATGTTTTAATTAGATTTTAAGTAATTTTAGGCAAGaccttagctttaaaaaaaaatcaataatgagTTTTTTCTTTGATGGGGTGATTCTTTTCCACCAACTTTgagtcaaaaaatatttttttaaacacGTCTTATCTTTCTTCTGGTTAAAATATTCAAAGTCTAACCTTCTTCCTGGAAATGACGTTTTCTTTAACTTTTGCTTATGTTTACTTCAAGTAGCCACATTTGAGAATCAAGTCTAATTTAAAAGCCGAATTTTTCAAATGACACCTATTTTCAACATCAAAATTTTTAGTGACTTTCTTAGCCTTTTTAATTAACATTAAGTCCGcccggttaaccattgttaatggatcttaaaggatgcttaataccttccctttagattaattgaacccttacctagaatcttttggtttcgtagattttaaaatagagttaactttagacaattactttaataaactttaggtgtcctaattcaccataataattaggtggcgactccttaactttaattaaccccggaattaccggaatgttgtaaaccatttttcCTCCAGTTAAAATGGGGTACAACAATATATCTAATGCCTAAAAAcaaataattagaaagaaaattttaattgcatgaaaattaggccttaattattttattaaaataattttaaaaagtcGGTCAAATTGTTAATGGGCCTAAAATGTCCTTAATTAATTATCCTAGcgtaattatttcaattatgtcCTTTTTAACAATTTTGGAAATTAAATTAAACTtattatttcaaataaaaatGTTAACAGCCTGATTTTGCAAAATAACTCTAATTTCTTTAAATTATGAACTGACTAATTTAATTGTGGCCAAGACAAAAATTATATTTATACAAAAAGGATCAATTTGCAGTAACtatcacttaattaattaattagcctaattaaaacaCATAAGGGCAACTATGCCTATTTTGACAAATCTTGCAGATTGTATAAAAATTAGAAGTTTAAAAGGTTAAATagttaattacttaaattatttaaatcattcaaactttcaaagataaaataaaaacGAAAGAAGTATTtgcaaaataattttaaataattaaataagaacCCTTCCtccctctctttttctttttaattaaatttaacaaaatctAATAAAATAACCTGAAAATACTCATTAATCTCTAAATAAAAATATGATGCATGAAAATCCCTTTTTGTTAATTTAAGGGGAAGAAATATTGATctggacaatttataaaaatcatttaaggcTGTTAAAAATGCTcagctcatttatttattattcggggactctgagtgattgaaataaattacgagagatcaaaaattaggtgtcaacaccctCCCCCATGAGGCCTTCATTCCACATGTCCAATTGACTTGCGATTATAGGCTCAAATTTCATCCTTAGCCTTGAATTGCATCCTTAGCCAAAACTTGCAACCTTTAGCCACAATTTGTACTTCTAACCCTCTTGTACTTCTAGCCACTTTGTGTAGTAGCCTTCTCCATCTATTCCCAAGCTATCTCCCAAAGGTTGTAAACTCGAGAGGCCTTCTCTTCAAGCTCATCCAAcgttttcctcttcatgaataaGGCTTGTAGCTCTTGGAGTTCCCTTGCTTGACTCTGAGTGAAGGGTCTTGATCTTGTTGGGATCATATCAACCTGTTTACAAGAAAGGTAGATAAAGGAACTGTAATCATCCTAGTATATGTGGATGACATGTTGGTTACTGGTGATAGTCTAAAAATGATTGAAGAAAGCAAAAGTGAACTACAACAAATATTCCAAATGAAGGACCTAGGGGAATTGAAGTactttctaggaatagaatttgCTAGATCAAAGGAAAGAATTTTGATGCACCAAAGAAAATACTCATTAGAACTCATCTCAGAGTTGGGATTGTCAGCTGCTAGGCCAATATGTACTCCAATTGACATCAATGTGAAGCTGACAACAAAGGAATATAATGACTATCTGAAGAACAACAATGCAAAACAATTGAAGGGTAACAATGCAAAAGAACCACTACTATCAGATGTAGGCTCATACCAAAGACTGATAGGCAAATTACTACATCTTACAGTTACAAGACTAGATATTTCCTTTAGTGTGCAAACTTTGAGTCAATATCTTCAACAACCAAAGAAGTCACACATGGAACCAGCTACAAGAATTGTTAGATACATTAAGAATCAGCCAGGACAAGGAGTGTTGatttccaacaaaccaattcaaGAAGTAACGGCATTTTGTGATGCTGATTGGTCAGCCTGCACACACACTAGAAGATCTGTGTCAGGATTCCTTATCAAACTAGGAGAATCATTAGTATCCTCGAAATCCAAGAAGCAAACAACTATTTCCAGAAGTTCTGCAAAGGCTGAGTATAGGAGTATGACAATAACAGTTTCAGAACTCACATGGCTATTGGGATTACTCAAAGAACTAGAAGCTGAAGTTAAACTGCCTGTCAATATCTACAGTGACAGTAAATCAACAATACAAATAGAAGCAAATCCAATCTTTCATGAGAGGACAAAGCATATTGAGATAGACAGACACTTCATTAGAGAAAAAATTCAACAAGGATTTATGTAGCCAATTTACATGTCAACCAAAGACCAACCTACAGACATCTTAACTAAATGACTTGTAAAACCTCAACATCAACATCTTGTTTCCAAGTTAGGTGTGTTAAACATATTCAAGGCACCTAACTTGAGGGGAGTGTTGAAAGAAATGAAGATTAAAGACTGAAGGGTAGTTTGTAAATACAGTAATACACTAAAGGGTAGTTTTGTAAATACAGTAAATACACAGTTTTCACAATATTAGTTAAGTTAGTTATGAGGTAGTTATAAGTCaagttagttagttagttaacAACTTCCAAGTTGTTCATTATGTAGATTAGGGATTCATCACATTgtgtgtattatatatatatatatatgaatcctACTTATTGTAAACACAAGTAAATTCATACACTACACTGAATACGTCCATTTCTCTTATCTCGGCTAATTGCCTCTTCTTCCTTCTtccttcttctcttcttctcttcttttctcttctttttgcTTGATTCTTGATGAACTCATATTGAGTTCTGAATCATTTCACTATGCAACAACTTTGCACGTTCAGGCGCTAGCTACTGAATTTACATTCGAGAATCCAAGTCATTCAAATTGAATAGGATGATTGTTCATTAATTTGAGCTTGTACTTTTCCCTTTGGGATTTTCAATTGCTCATTACACATGTATTCTACTATTGCATGTAATGTACCATTTTACAAAACTTGTGTTGATTTATATGGGACACGCGTGTCCAGaaactctatatatatatatatatatatatatatatatatatatatatatatatatatatatatatatatatatatacggaaaaggctcaaatatgtcattcaactatcggaaatgactcatttatgccactcgtcaatagtttggctcatttatgccatcaaactatcggaaatagctcatttatgccatcgaactataggaaatggctcatttatgccacttatCAATATTT includes these proteins:
- the LOC132611745 gene encoding uncharacterized mitochondrial protein AtMg00810-like, producing the protein MLVTGDSLKMIEESKSELQQIFQMKDLGELKYFLGIEFARSKERILMHQRKYSLELISELGLSAARPICTPIDINVKLTTKEYNDYLKNNNAKQLKGNNAKEPLLSDVGSYQRLIGKLLHLTVTRLDISFSVQTLSQYLQQPKKSHMEPATRIVRYIKNQPGQGVLISNKPIQEVTAFCDADWSACTHTRRSVSGFLIKLGESLVSSKSKKQTTISRSSAKAEYRSMTITVSELTWLLGLLKELEAEVKLPVNIYSDSKSTIQIEANPIFHERTKHIEIDRHFIREKIQQGFM